ATGTTGACTTCTGTTGTGGTAAACTGATCACGCAAGAAGTCTAGATCATGATTAACACAATTTAGGTTTGAGCGTGCTGCCTCGAGATTCTTGCTCAGTAACTGGCGTGCCTCTTCCAGGGGATACTCTAACATCACATTAGCTCCCAACCACAATGATACTTGCTTTGTGGGTGGAACTCTTGCTTTGACATAAACTTGTTCTCCCAAAAGGAATTGTGTTATAgtttctgaatctgcttcctgttGGCGTTCCAATAACTTTATCATCTGGAGGGAATTCTCCAGATCTGGAATTTGTGCCTTGAGGCGACGTTTCTTTGTTAAAAGATTGCATTCCATCAGCTTgtatttgctgtgttgttcttccaGTTTATGTAGAACTTTATCTACATTACCACTGTTTTCTTCCAGCGCCATATAGGCACTAACATCATCAACGAAAGATGCTTCAGGTATGCCTGCAtaagattttggtttttcatcGTCGGCTTTTGTCTCCATTGCTGTTATCTGACTGTAGTACTTTACAGTAAAAAGCTCTGACACTTGAGTAGACTTAGAACACCCCTCTGAAAATACGTGAACGTCGAAATAATAGATTAGGTACCTAGAATTTCTGAAATTTAAATGAGGATGCATATGtattttaaaatgatgaaatacCATACTTACAACAAACAAGGCGTAGCTTTGATGAACAGCGGGTTTGCTAGCGTAGTTATATTTCTTGATAAATGGGTCCTCGCTGCGACGCTGGACACGGATAACCTGTAAGAAAATGTATAATTCATCagcgaacagtaaaagaaaataaatatgtatAATTCGGATACATCTTTTAGAGCCATGCGCTGTACTACATGTTTCTGGAAACTGTTATAGTAAATAGCTGATTGTAACCTTAAAAATGCACTGATAAGACCACCTCCTAACATGACGTTAAGCACTTCGACAAGACATTCAAATGGTTGTACTAATTTCACTTTAATTACTGATTATTAGTGTCGGTTTCCTCAAACAGCTTAGCTGCAGCACAACCGTATATGGTACAGAAACCTGATGCTCTCTGATACCAAAGATGAAACACTCAGCTGTACAGTTTCGACGCTCATTGGCTGATTGCATAACGACTGCGACGAAATACGGAATCGTTCATTTGTTACcaggtacaaaacaaaaatttgtttgaacaacaaAGGCCCAGTAGTCATTGTTTTCTGCGCATTTTAGTGTCGTGTTTACGTGTACGTGTTTGCTTAAAGCTTGTAATTGATCAGTCTGTTCGACATTAATTATGTTTTCTTGAGCGTGCATCtatagaaaaacaaaatattgcATTGCAACGAAGTGAAgcaattaaaataacatttttgtgaTGGGTGACACTTCGCCTGTCACTTCGAAACAGACATTTAAACGAGTGGAAATACACTTAAACAGATTCAACGAAGTCGCAATACCTCATCATGTTGATCTACTCAAAAAACATAAGCTGAATATTCAGAAGGTGAGACTTAAATAAGTTTATGGATCATTCCACTGTCACTCGCATTACAGGCTGGTAGTTTTCTTAAATGTAAATGAACTTAAAGTAAATGTCAGGTGACATttattattacttataaaatttacGTAGTTTTGGTATTTCGTCTAATTTGCATGTACGTCATTGAGAAAGATATTAAAAATAGATTTGTCGCTCACTTTACAGCAAAAAATCTTTCTTGAACCTAATCAGATATTTCCCACCATGAATAACTTTAGATATATAGTTATTTTTTCTTCCACAGTCACCATGAAACACAGCTGAAtt
This DNA window, taken from Schistocerca piceifrons isolate TAMUIC-IGC-003096 chromosome 4, iqSchPice1.1, whole genome shotgun sequence, encodes the following:
- the LOC124795358 gene encoding prefoldin subunit 3-like isoform X2, with product METKADDEKPKSYAGIPEASFVDDVSAYMALEENSGNVDKVLHKLEEQHSKYKLMECNLLTKKRRLKAQIPDLENSLQMIKLLERQQEADSETITQFLLGEQVYVKARVPPTKQVSLWLGANVMLEYPLEEARQLLSKNLEAARSNLNCVNHDLDFLRDQFTTTEVNMARVYNWDVKRRQAAKGVSA